The genomic DNA AAATACCACGGGCTATATCTGAGTAACCGGAAAAATCTCCATAGATTTGAAAGACGAAGGCAGCAGAGCCAAGAAATGCTTCTGCCCCAGTACGAGTCAATAGTGTATCACCTTGTGCGAAGAAAGGATCTACAATAGTCGCCATATTATCTGCGATATATATTTTTTTATAAAATCCAAATAGAACTAAGAATGCGCCTTGTTTGATATTCTCGAATGTTACTTTTCTTTCGTTAGTAATCTGCGGCAATAAATTAGTAGCCCGCTCTATCGGTCCAGCTACAAGCTGCGGAAAGAAGGTAACGAATAATGCAAAGTCTAAAAAGTTTCTCGTAGGCTTCAAATCTCCACGATATACATCAATCGTATAAGACATCGTTTGGAATGTATAAAAGGAAATGCCCAGGGGCAAAATGATATTAAGCGTAGGTTCATGCATTTGAATTCCAAATGCACCAAACGCTGAGACTGCGCTCTTAACAAAGAAATTGAAGTATTTGAAGAATCCTAAGATTCCTAGATTGGAAAAGATACTGAGATATAAGAAGTATTTTTTCTTGGAAGGATTATCACGGTTAGCCTCTATACCTAAAGACGCATAATAATCTATAATCGTCGAGAGGACGAGTAAGGACAGAAATCTGTAATCCCAATAGCCATAGAAAAAATAACTGGCTATCAGGAGAAGTATGTTTTGTTTCTTGTGATCAATCCTTAAATAAAGTAGATAAACTACCGGGAAAAAAAGGATAAAATCAACTGAGTTGAATATCATAGAGTCAATACTCTACGGTATATCTTAAAAAGCAAATTTTATGCAGCTACCATCACAGATTTTCTTTTCTTTTTCAGTGCTAGAAACCATTCGTCTGCTTCTTTCTTGTATCCTACTAACTTCTTGAGGTAATCTCGCTTGTCAGGGTTAAGTATCTCTCTGGCTTCTTTCACAATTTCTTCTATGATTTTCACATGGAATGTAAAGTAGCTAGTGAACAATACATAATAATCGTCGGGCGAATGTTCCCAGGGTCGTGAGATGATATCGCTAAAGATGTCATCTAATTGCTTGAAATCTCTCTCATGATCTGCTTCATAATGAGTGTTAATAATCGCAATGTTATCAGTAGTATCCGTCAAAACTTGAAAATAAGATTCTAAATCGGGGAAATCCAAATTTTCGTACCTTCCTTTTACTGCCTTTTTACCATGATTTTATAACCCTCTTGTCGTGCAATTCTTTTTATATTTATCTCAAAAGAGTTTCTGCGGATAACGCGAGCTAACCGCTTTAACTCTTACTTTACTTGCACAATAAAGACGAGACTTCATTCTTTTTTGTTAGACATTAATAAATCTCTGAATAAAAAAAATGTTCTTAACTAAATTATCGGATAATGATTAAATCGATAATTACTCCATAAAATACATTTTTGAATTTTTCGCATAGAAAAAAATAATACTTCAATTTAAAAACATATAACTAAAGGAAACTATGTATAAATCTTTTGAAGTTACTTTATTACAAATTCTTATCATTTGGTTTAAGATTTCATTAAGAGAGTTTACTGCATCTTTGCCCCAAGTTAGTTTCTTTTTAAAACCATTCCTTTATTACTCGGAGAATTGCATAAGATTCATCCGATAGGAAAATGGGTGCATCCATTCTACTTGCGAGTATCCGCTAAATTAACCCCACCCCATTGAATCATTAAAAAGTTTTTCGCAATCTTGTGGTGTTTGGCAAAACGGTAATCCTTTTAAAAATTGTAGAAGAAATTTATAAGTATCTTTACCATTAGCCTTAGCAGTTTGAAGAAGCGAATACCAGAATGCACTTGCAAAAGCACCAACAGGTGAACCAGAAAAGAGCCAATTCTTTCTTCCTAGAACAAAGGGACGGATCGCATTCTCGACTAGATTATTGTCAATGTAAACTTCGCCATGAGATAAGTATAATACGAGTTTGTCCCATTGACCGATTGAATATCGTATTGCTTTTCCAAGATCAAGAGTCCCTTCTGGTTTTGTAGTGAGGTCTTGTAGGTGAAGGTAGAGAGCGTCTAATATCGGTTTGGCTTTCTCTTGTCTGATACGAACAATTTCAGAAAACATCTCCTTTTGAAATAGGCCTAAAGTTCTCATTTCCTCTTCTACTTTGTAAAGCTTTCGAATTTGATTGAGAATATTTCCAGCAATTGGATTTTTATTTGCCTTCCAGATTTTCTCAAACTCTCTTCTTGCATGAGCCATACAACCTGCATGGAGTATATATTCATTATCCCGAAAATGTGCATCGTAACTTCCGAATCCATCTGTCTGGATAATTCCATTATACCCTTTCAAATATCTCTTCAGAAATTCCGCACTTCGAGTCTCACGATACATATACAAGAGAACTGGTCGTTCAAAAGTTCCACCACGAATTAGCCACATATACGAATCTGTGGTATCACTTCGACCTTCTTCTTTATGAACTTGTAAACGAGTCTCATCAATTCCCAAAAGCCTTCCGCTCAAGAGTATATTTTTGTAAAAGGAAAATAAGTGTTGATACCGCTCGTAAACTCCTATCGTCCAATTGCAGAGGGTAGCTCTTGTTATCTCCAACTTATGTCGAAGAAATATACTTTCCATTCTGTAAAAAGGAATATGGTCAAGGAATTTACTGATTAAAATGTATGTGAGTAATTCAGGAGTTAAATGGCTCTTAGGTAAAATCTGCGGAGGCATTTCTGCGGTTACTACAATTTTACCCACTTCATTTCTTTCATCACCTTCGCAATGTTTGCAGGCATATTTAAAACGAATATGTCTTTCAATATAAATTTTTGCAGGAATGTATCCAAGTTTATCAGAAACTTCCTCTCCGATTCTTTTCAGCTCATGACCACAATTACAAATTTTTTCTGACTCAGGAATATCATGAATGATTTCTTCTTTTGGAAGGTGTTCAGGTAATGGCTTTCTGCCCACTTTCTTTCTTGCGAATGATTTTACATGAATTGTTTCACTATGACCATCAAAGATTTTTTCTTCATCATTGATTCCTTTTTCTGCTTCATTGAATAGAAACCCAAAATACAATTCACTCGGATCAATTTTCTCTGAATTTCTTCCAAAGATTTTTCTTTCAAAGTTAAATATTTGTAACTCTAACTTTAAAATCTTATTTTGCTTAATCTCATTCTCTTTTGTTAATGATTGTTTATCCTGTGTGAGAGAAGTATTTTCTTTAACTAGATTTGCATTTATCTCCTCAAGCGCATTATGCTTGTTTGCCAGAGAACGAATGTATTGTTGTAAAAATTCAATATCAGCGGGAAGGTTTTCAGGCAGATTCACAATTTTTAATTTGCATTCTGCCTGAATTTGTACAGCATTTTTTATTTTTACTTAGAAAAATTTATCGCTTTGTGTTTTTTCCTTGTGTCAATACCGGAAAGTAACCAGATTAACTCTTTCTTCGTAATATTTATATTTTTATTAGGGTTAAATGGAAAGTTGCCTTTCTCAAGTCGCTTCATCCACATACAAAAACCATTTCCATCCCAGTAGATTATTTTGATTAGTCTCTGTGAGCGTCCACAGAAAACGAATAGACTCTTCTCGAATGGATCAAGATTCATTCCGTTTTGCACAAGACCAATTAGCCCATTCCAGGATTTTCTCATATCTATATACTGAGGATAAAGAAAGATTTTAAATTGAAAGGGATTTGTTAATATCATAATCGTATCCTCAAACTGATTTCGAATTTCCAATTCTCTAAAATCCGTAATTCAAAATAGTTTCC from Leptospiraceae bacterium includes the following:
- a CDS encoding MBOAT family protein, which gives rise to MIFNSVDFILFFPVVYLLYLRIDHKKQNILLLIASYFFYGYWDYRFLSLLVLSTIIDYYASLGIEANRDNPSKKKYFLYLSIFSNLGILGFFKYFNFFVKSAVSAFGAFGIQMHEPTLNIILPLGISFYTFQTMSYTIDVYRGDLKPTRNFLDFALFVTFFPQLVAGPIERATNLLPQITNERKVTFENIKQGAFLVLFGFYKKIYIADNMATIVDPFFAQGDTLLTRTGAEAFLGSAAFVFQIYGDFSGYSDIARGISKFMGVELIRNFNHPLFSQNINDFWRRWHISFMNWLRDYVYVPLGGKNDSEFKQHLNSMIVFLLSGLWHGANWTFVLWGFFWGIVNGLYRVLRKVTAPKDGSKRPPTNKYLVPFNVLFTFVVLVFSCFFFRAQDITTAFTLIKKVFLEFGTVDPKIVMKFFRLATPFLLIEFYQYIKNNEYSIFELKTFYRVCFYLFIFYSIIIMGNCNKNEFIYFVF
- a CDS encoding PLU-1-like domain protein, translated to MDFPDLESYFQVLTDTTDNIAIINTHYEADHERDFKQLDDIFSDIISRPWEHSPDDYYVLFTSYFTFHVKIIEEIVKEAREILNPDKRDYLKKLVGYKKEADEWFLALKKKRKSVMVAA
- a CDS encoding IS66 family transposase, which produces MNANLVKENTSLTQDKQSLTKENEIKQNKILKLELQIFNFERKIFGRNSEKIDPSELYFGFLFNEAEKGINDEEKIFDGHSETIHVKSFARKKVGRKPLPEHLPKEEIIHDIPESEKICNCGHELKRIGEEVSDKLGYIPAKIYIERHIRFKYACKHCEGDERNEVGKIVVTAEMPPQILPKSHLTPELLTYILISKFLDHIPFYRMESIFLRHKLEITRATLCNWTIGVYERYQHLFSFYKNILLSGRLLGIDETRLQVHKEEGRSDTTDSYMWLIRGGTFERPVLLYMYRETRSAEFLKRYLKGYNGIIQTDGFGSYDAHFRDNEYILHAGCMAHARREFEKIWKANKNPIAGNILNQIRKLYKVEEEMRTLGLFQKEMFSEIVRIRQEKAKPILDALYLHLQDLTTKPEGTLDLGKAIRYSIGQWDKLVLYLSHGEVYIDNNLVENAIRPFVLGRKNWLFSGSPVGAFASAFWYSLLQTAKANGKDTYKFLLQFLKGLPFCQTPQDCEKLFNDSMGWG
- the tnpB gene encoding IS66 family insertion sequence element accessory protein TnpB, giving the protein MILTNPFQFKIFLYPQYIDMRKSWNGLIGLVQNGMNLDPFEKSLFVFCGRSQRLIKIIYWDGNGFCMWMKRLEKGNFPFNPNKNINITKKELIWLLSGIDTRKKHKAINFSK